AGTCGACGAATTCATCGATCACCACCCGCGGGCGGTAGCGGCCGAAGAAGACTTGCAGCACCGAACCCAGGACCTTGAGCAGCAGGGCGTCCCGACGCAGGGTCTCGCGGATGCCGGGCTTGACCACTTTGAGAATCACCGGATCGCCTTCGGCGGTGGTGGCGCGGTGGATCTGGGCGATGGAGGCCGAGCCCAGCGGCTGCTCGGAGATCCAGAAGAAGGCTTTGTGCACCGGCTGGCCTAGACCGTCTTCCACCAGTTCCAGGAAGCGCTCGAAGGGCACTACCGGCAAGCGGTCGAGGAGGTTCTCGAGCTCGGAGGTGACGCTGTCCGGGAGGATGTCCCGGCGCAGGCTCAGGACCTGGCCGAGCTTGATGTAGGTCGGACCCAGGAGCTCCAGGCGGCGGCGCAGTTGGACGGGGAAGGGTTCCCGGCGCAGATCCCGGCGCAGCAGCAGGCGGCCGGGGAGAGTGAGGAGCCAGAGGAAGAGATAGACGGGGCCCCGGCGGCGCCCTTCGGGCCAGTAGCGAACCCGTGCCAGCAGCCCGCCGAGGAGCAAGGCGTAGAGGTGGCGGTGGGTGCTGGCGAGGCGGCGCAGGATGCCCGGGGGCTTACGGTCCGGCAGCAGCTCGAAGGGCCGGCCGTCCTCGCCCAGGGGGAGCTGACCCGGGGCAGTAGCGTCCCGGAAATTGCGGGCTCTGCCGACACGGCCCTTGCCCGAAGGTGATGGGACGCTCCGAGGCTTCACGGGGAGGGTTCCCGGGCGTCGTTCGGCAGGGGAACGGTGGCGCAGAGGGTCGGTAGGGTGCTGTTCATGGACGGTTCGACCCGCGGAAGCTCCGGTGGCAAGGCGTGGGCGGCACGGTGGTAGCCACCACGGTGCTGACCGGACTTCGCGGGGTCACGGCGGATCTTATCAGTGTCGGGGACTGGGAATCCCTAAGGTGACTCTGAGGGTCGGATCTTACTGCCGAGGGGCGAGGGGCTGCCGGGGGAGGCGGCGAGCCGGAGCTCCCTCAGGCCTCGGCGCTGCTGGCCACCGCAGCCTGCCGAACCGTCGCGGCGCGCGGAAAACTCGCTGGCGCTCAGACAGTTCCGCGCGTTTCTCCGCTCTGGTTCGCGCCTGCGGTGGGCGCCTCGGAGTCTTCGCTCGCTTCCAGCTCGCCGCCTCCCCCAGCAGCCGAGACCGCGGCGACCGTCGCCGCCACCAGCTCGTCATCGCTGGGTCTGGCAGCCTCCGCCGCCGGCTCGACCCCCAGCTCCCGCAGCGCGGTGCTGGTGACGGGGCCGATGGAGGCGGCGCGGAGCTCGTTGCGGCGGCTGGGCCAGGCGCCGCCGAGGAGCTCGGCGAAGGAGCGGGCGATGCGGGGGCTGGTGAAGGTGACCCAGCCCAAGGGGGAGTCGAGGAAGAGCTCCTCGGCCTGGGCGGCTGCTTGTGGCGGCAAGCGCTTGTCGTAGGCGGTGACGGCGCTGACGGGGACCTGGGCGGCGCGCAGGGCCTGTTCCAGGGTGGGGCGGGCGTCGGCGGCTTGGGGGAGGAGGACCTGGTCATCCGGGGCGAGGTGCTGGAGGAGCTCCTGGGCCAGATGCTCGGCGTCGCCCTGGGCGGGGACCAGGTGAGCCTTCAAACCGTGCTCTTCGAGGGCCGCAGCGGTGGCGCCGCCGACGGCGG
The DNA window shown above is from Acidobacteriota bacterium and carries:
- a CDS encoding uroporphyrinogen-III synthase, with amino-acid sequence MNSSPSAPLAGIRVVVTRPAAQAEGLVRAYQEAGATVVRLPLLAVMPPEDPAPLDAAAARLADFSWVALTSANAVRALLPRVEHWPDTTRLAAVGGATAAALEEHGLKAHLVPAQGDAEHLAQELLQHLAPDDQVLLPQAADARPTLEQALRAAQVPVSAVTAYDKRLPPQAAAQAEELFLDSPLGWVTFTSPRIARSFAELLGGAWPSRRNELRAASIGPVTSTALRELGVEPAAEAARPSDDELVAATVAAVSAAGGGGELEASEDSEAPTAGANQSGETRGTV